A window of Rhinatrema bivittatum chromosome 2, aRhiBiv1.1, whole genome shotgun sequence contains these coding sequences:
- the MCHR1 gene encoding melanin-concentrating hormone receptor 1 has protein sequence MPSVYGIICLLGIFGNSVVILTVVKKSKFHWMSVPDIFIVNLSLVDLLFLLGMPFLIHQLMGNGVWHFGESMCTIITAMDANSQFTSTYILTAMSIDRYLATVHPISSSKFRKPSIATLVICLLWLFSFISITPVWLYARLIPFPQGTVGCGIRLPNPETDIYWYTLYQFFLAFALPFMVITVAYIRILQRMTSSVAPITQRSVRLRTKKVTRTAIAICLVFFICWAPYYVLQLTQLTISQPTLLFYYAYNVAISLGYANSCLNPFVYIILCETFRKQLVLSVKPAHRQRQASSVETQTTSLR, from the coding sequence ATGCCTTCCGTCTATGGCATCATCTGTCTTCTTGGCATTTTTGGCAACTCAGTGGTCATCCTCACTGTAGTGAAGAAGTCCAAATTTCACTGGATGAGTGTACCGGATATCTTCATTGTCAACCTCTCCCTGGTGGATCTCCTTTTCCTCTTGGGCATGCCCTTTCTTATCCACCAACTAATGGGTAATGGAGTCTGGCATTTTGGGGAGTCCATGTGTACCATTATCACTGCTATGGATGCCAACAGCCAGTTTACCAGTACCTACATTCTTACCGCCATGTCTATTGACCGCTACTTGGCCACTGTCCATCCCATCTCTTCCTCTAAATTCAGAAAGCCATCCATTGCAACCCTTGTGATCTGTCTTCTCTGGCTATTTTCTTTCATTAGCATTACCCCTGTCTGGCTCTATGCCAGACTGATCCCCTTCCCCCAAGGGACAGTGGGCTGTGGCATTCGTCTCCCCAACCCAGAGACCGACATCTACTGGTATACCCTGTACCAATTCTTCCTAGCTTTTGCTTTACCGTTTATGGTTATCACTGTCGCATATATCAGAATCCTCCAGCGCATGACATCATCTGTGGCTCCCATCACTCAGCGCAGTGTACGACTGAGGACCAAGAAAGTGACACGGACTGCCATTGCCATTTGCTTAGTCTTTTTCATTTGCTGGGCTCCATACTATGTACTGCAGTTAACCCAGTTGACCATCAGTCAACCAACCCTGCTCTTCTACTATGCCTACAACGTTGCCATCAGCTTAGGTTATGCCAACAGCTGCTTGAACCCCTTTGTCTACATTATCCTATGTGAGACCTTCCGTAAACAACTAGTCCTCTCGGTTAAGCCAGCCCATAGGCAGAGGCAGGCAAGTAGTGTGGAAACTCAGACAACGAGCTTACGATAA